The following proteins come from a genomic window of Solea solea chromosome 3, fSolSol10.1, whole genome shotgun sequence:
- the atp23 gene encoding mitochondrial inner membrane protease ATP23 homolog, which produces MDQTKQEEEYGYDLFPERKNGNNKQQSFMSGLLTFNCKCRVMLQFAMETSPYAKLLLSAMKSSGCKVLKDRHFSCEDCDGSVSGGFDATSSQIVLCQNNIHQQSHMNRVVTHELIHAFDHCRAHVDWFNNLRHLACSEIRAANLSGDCSFSTEVARLNFGLKKHHQECVRDRALRSILAVRKVNREEAEKIVDDVFDTCFNDHAPFGRIPHSKRDAKFAQSDYESRDRYYANL; this is translated from the exons ATGGACCAGACAAAACAAGAAGAGGAATATGGATACGACTTATTCCCGGAGCGGAAGAACGGGAATAACAAGCAGCAGTCCTTCATGTCGGGTCTGCTTACATTCAACTGCAAGTGTCGTGTCATGCTACAGTTCGCAATGGAAACTA GTCCATATGCCAAACTCCTCCTCAGTGCCATGAAAAGTTCAGGATG CAAAGTATTGAAAGATCGCCATTTTTCCTGTGAAGATTGTGACGGGTCAGTCAGCGGTGGCTTTGACGCCACTTCTTCTCAA ATTGTTTTATGTCAGAACAACATCCACCAGCAGTCCCACATGAACCGAGTGGTCACACATGAGCTCATCCATGCCTTCGATCACTGCCGGGCTCATGTGGACTGGTTCAACAACCTTAGACACTTGGCGTGTTCTGAG ATTCGGGCAGCTAACCTCAGTGGAGACTGCTCCTTTAGCACCGAGGTCGCTAGATTAAACTTTGGCTTGAAGAAGCATCATCAG GAATGCGTCAGAGACCGCGCCCTCCGCTCCATCCTGGCCGTGAGGAAAGTCAACAGAGAGGAGGCGGAGAAAATAGTCGACGATGTCTTCGACACGTGTTTCAACGACCACGCGCCCTTCGGGAGAATCCCACACAGCAAGAGGGACGCCAAGTTTGCCCAGAGTGATTACGAGAGCAGAGATCGATATTATGCAAACCTATAA